The sequence GTTACAGGTGAGAATATAATTCTATATAAATACATTATCGGTAGGTCGACTCAGAGCTTCGAGACGTGGTATCTGAAAATATTTCTCCAATCTGAACATCTTTGTAGGAACTAAAAGTTATCAACTAAAGGTTTTACCATACAAATGTTTTCAAATGTCCAAGTGTTTGCATTTCGGTGTTACTGTATGAGAACGACAAGGACTCTGATTAAAGTGCATGTGATCATTTACTTTTGAAGCGCTCAATAGCATTCACAAGAGAGTAAGTGTACCAAAAAGCATTCCATTTAGAAATGTGTAATTCAAGTGCATTTCCTTGAGTATAAATAGAACATCTGAGTAATAattatatttacatttaagtcatttagcagacgctcttatccagagcgacttacaaattggtgcattcaccttatgatatccagtggaacaaccactttacaatagtgcatctaactcttttaagggggagggggggggttaggaggattactttatcctatcctaggtattccttaaagaggtggggtttcaggtgtctccggaaggtggtgattgactccgctgacctggcgtcgtgagggagtttgttccaccattggggtgccagagcagcgaacagttttgactgggctgagcgggaactgtacttcctcagaggtagggaggcgagcaggccagaggtggatgaacgcagtgcccttgtttgggtgtagggcctgatcagagcctgaaggtacggaggtgccgttcccctcacagctccgtaggcaagcaccatggtcttgtagcggatgcgagcttcaactggaagccagtggagagagcggaggagcggggtgacgtgagagaacttgggaaggttgaacaccagacgggctgcggtgttctggatgagttgtaggggtttaatggcacaggcagggagcccagccaacagcgagttgcagtaatccagacgggagatgacaagtgcctggattaggacctgcgccgcttcctgtgtgaggcagggtcgtactctgcgaatgttgtagagcatgaacctacaggaacgggtcaccgccttgatgtgagttgagagcgacagggtgttgtccaggatcacgccaaggttcttagcgctctgggaggaggacacaatggagttgtcaaccgtgatggcgagatcatggaacgggcagtccttccccgggaggaagagcagttcagcttgaggtggtgatccgtcatccacactgatatgtctgccagacatgcagagatgcgattcgccacctggttatcagaggggggaaaggagaagattaattgtgtgtcgtctgcatagcaatgataggagaggccatgtgatgatatgacagagccaagtgacttggtgtatagcgagaataggagagggcctagaacagagccctgggggacaccagtggtgagagcacgtggtgcggagacagattctcgccacgccacctggtaggagcgacctgtcaggtaggacgcaatccaagcgtgggccgcgccggagatgcccagctcggagagggtggagaggaggatctgatggttcacagtatcaaaaggcagccgataggtctagaaggatgagagcagaggagagagagttagctttagcagtgcggagcgcctccgtgacacagagaagagcagtctcagttgaatgactagtcttgaaacctgactgatttggatcaagaaggtcattctgagagagatagcaggagagctggccaaggacggcacgttcaagagtttgagagaaaagaaagaagggatactggtctgtagttgttgacatcggagggatcgagtgtaggttttttcagaaggggtgcaactctcgctctcttgaagacggaagggacgtagcctgcggtcaaggatgagttgatgagcgaggtgaggtaagggagaaggtctccggaaatggtctggagaagagaggaggggatagggtcaagcgggcaggttgttgggcggccggccgtcacaagacgcgagatttcatctggagagagaggggagaaagaggtcaaagcacagggtagggcagtgtgagcagaaccagcggtgttgtttgacttagcaaacgaggatcggatgtcgtcgaccttcttttcaaaatggttgacgaagtcatccgcagagagggaggaggggggaggagggggaggaggattcaggagggaggagaaggtggcaaagagcttcctagggttagaggcagatgcttggaatttagagtggtagaaagtggctttagcagcagagacagaagaggagaatgtagagaggagggagtgaaaggatgccaggtccgcagggaggcgagttttcctccatttccgctcggctgcccggagccctgttaaCTTTATATAAAACGCTCTATGTAAAATCTTAAAATATTTCATAGTAGGAAATACAGGCCAATAAAACTGAATATTTCATATTAAAATACAGTTAAACAGTGGCCAACAGTCATGGATCAGCATCATGGACAGTATTTATCCCTTAGTAAAAACTGGATTAATCAATGCATAATTAGAAAAGGATTATTCAAACTTTaatataaaatagtaaaatataGATACATTTACTGTATAAATATTAAAATCAGCATAGATTATATTTGCACTCATTCAGCCAGTCCCCAATTTCCTCCTGCTTGGCCataactagggttgcaaaatttcaATAATTCCCCTGGCTTTTCAGAAGTCCTGGTTGGAGGAGtccagatttcctgcttattccctgattccaggaatcctccaactgggattttgggaaaaccagggaatttattgaaagttgcAGGAATTTTCCAACCCTAGCCATAATTGATGTTTGAAGATCTGAAGGATCTGGATAAGTATATATAAGTAGTGGTGAAGCTttcaccatattgcttacaccttACAGATCTACACACATCAAAGTGTTAGGACCAAGGGGGTGGGGGTAGTGAGCAAATTGGGACCTATCACAGGATGACGGTGTCACAGGACAAGGAGGATAGATTGCCCTAGCCAGGATAAGGAGGGCATTACAGCATAGAAATATAATTGATAGAATCgacatccccattcaagtcaatgtactaacaatgggtggactggcagccatATTAAGTGTACCCATGCCTTTACCAGTCAAATTCCAGTGTGCTAAGTGGCTGTCCATTCTATAGACTATATTtctatatagtacagtacacagTCACTAGTCACTCTTCTTATTGCTCTCCGTTCCAGTGCTTTCCGGTTGCTCTTTGGCCTTCTTCGGGGAGCCCTTTCCCCTCTTGTGTGCAGCAGTCTTGGACGGGGAGCCTGGGGCCGTGCCGTTCAGGCCCTCACAGGCCTCTTTGATGCTCTTCTTAGTGGCTGTGGACAGCTTCTTCACTACAAGGGTCTCGGTCTCCGTGGTGAGGGTGGTATATGAGGATGGTGACGGACCAGCGAAGAATGTGCTGTATACGACAGACTCGATGGGAGCAAAGGGTGAGGAAGAGGAGCCGGTCAGCATCATCCTTGTCTGGGGAAAAAAAGAGGGACGGAAGGATttagaggaaaggagagacaggGTGGAGTGATGAGAATACACTGACTACTACAAAAAATGACTAATGAGGTAAACAGGTGCTTAAATCAGATTAAATGCAACTTTAGTGAGTTGACCGGTGAACTCCAAATTAACGTTTGAGAGAGTTCTGAAAACCTGTGCTTAGATTCAGAGTCGAGAGCAGGAGACCTCAGTGTGAGAGGATTGAGAAAGAATGACGCAACGAGATGAAAACGATACAAAAACCTCCTGCTGGGGCAACACTAAGCCTAATGTTGAGTCATAGCTAATGATAAAGGTAGGTCATTCAAATAACATGGCGAACACAACCATTTAATGCTGTAAGAATGTTGTTTGATTTCCCATATAAATGATGTCCTGGCTGTTTTCCCAGAACCAGATGAATAAACCTATTCCTGTGTTTAAAACACTTTCAGCTGTGATTGTCCTATTGAGTATGCTTTATTAGTTCATGTCTAGGCTTGATCTGGGTCCGATAAACATACGAGTCCTAtagtgttagggttgaggctagggttaaggtCAGTGACTGACCTTGTTGACGACGGTGAAGACAGTGTAGATCAGCATGAGGTGCTGTTTCTGGACAGGAAGGTACTGGTTCTGCTGCAGGGCAAACAGCACCGCTCCTATCAAGGTGACCTTAGTGGGGCTGCACAAACACAAAAGGTTAAAAGTCAGAGGTCAACTCAGATGTCATGACTTCCCCATTGTGGTTCTGAACAGATTGTGAGTCACAGCGGGTAGGCATTCAGGATCTCCTCTTCTTTGCTCTCCTCCTCGCTCTCCCGTATCAGAATAGGGAGACGCCACCAGACAGACATTATCACACAACAACAGATCAAAGTCAAAGCCAACACAGTCAGCCAGCGACAGATCTGTCACTCAGTGAGTCTCCAATTACATCACTGGGTTTCTGTGCACAACATCACACAGAGCCAAGTACGAGCACTGTTAGAGGAGACTTACTAGGTCATCTTGAGAAGCTCGTTGGTCTCTGGCTTCCAGACTCCTCGTACCAGCTGCTCAAAGTTACTGATCAGACCCCCTCCAGCacctgaagagaaagagagaagtagaCGCTGTGTAATTGTCCTGGGCTGTTACAGTAGCCTgtgtagcctgatcccagatctgtttgtgcagtcTTGCCAGCTCCAGTGgtctgtttggcatgacaatgaccataTGAGTttgctatacagcacaaacaaatCTGGCACCAGGCTAACTGCATTATACTCTTTCGGTCCAGTAATTAGTCTAAAAAGTCTACTCAATGAGTTTGTTTGTTGCTAAATAAATACTAAGAATGTAATGTGTGTAAAGGCTTCCGGGCTTCATTTTTCAGGATCACAATTAGTGACAACTCAACCTCATGTTATGTAGAAACATTTGTAAGGAAAAGCGCAGGACATTAACAACGACAACAGTAATGGTTTTGATATCCATTACATTTCACAAACCTGTCTTATGAATGACTACAGACAAGGCTTTACTTTCCAAATGGATTTGCACACAAcgtacccactgggcaaaaactggttgaatcaatgctctctccacgtcatttcaacaacaaaatctatgtgatgacgttgaattaacgtgggaaactgattggatttgcagaaAGTCCCCAACGTAAGGGAATTAGGTCTTTTTttccacccaacttttaaccttaaaacaatgacatggtgaatgttgttgttgttgaatttaagttagttgacaactcaaccggATGTATATGAAAACTAGATGTTGGGTATACTTTATGAATGGGAGAGAGAGCATTTATGCATCTGTGTGTACATATGGGCATATTTCGCATGCGtgtctgtatacacacacagtggtACCTTAGCATAGCGTATAGTGGCCAGAGGTTGTCAGAATCTGTATGGTTATCAGACTGTATGCTTGTGTGGATTGCATTCACAATAGATGCCTACTGTACCTTTAGCCCATCCTATAGCGATCATCACCAGCAGTCCATCCTTGTACTTGCTGTGTGCCTGAGCCACACCGCCCAGGACCTTCCATGTGCGGGTCACCTCCTTCATACCCGTCAGCACCAGACGCAGGGGGAAGAGGGTGGTACAGGAGTACACCACGTCCCGGGGGCAGTAGAACACCAGGTACCTAGAATACACAGGGAAGGCAGGCACATAGGCATCCAAGCCAGGACTCACACAGAAATGTATgtacacacgcacatacataccGGCAGACATTTGAGAATGAGCTCTATGTTTAcattcagtttactgtagtaaaCCCCCAGCTATACTGTCTGTTAACAGCAGTCTATTTGGCCAGCAGAGGGCGGTATTTTACTCAATTCTTCCCACAACATACATTCAGGAAGTAGTGAGTAATATATTACAGCAAAATGCCTTGATGCTCCAACCCACATCATTATAACGGAGATAAAacagggactgcagtgatgcctcttgcaccgagatgcagtgccctagGCCCCTGCGGCACTCGGGAGCCCCCAGTATATATTACCTTGAGTGTACTTGAATGATTACATATTCTAGccttagataaaactataactaattgaactctgcacgcctggtgaaaagagatttgtgttgtgggttataaaataagcagaaagggtcgttaaactatggttgaactgacccaacttagccctgagatgtttagataaggctgtgggtaactttttaggtcttccattatcttgagttgtctgctaaagtggtaataaattatagaGTATTTATTCcgagaataaatactattatctaattttaataagactgtatcctgtctattttatgttaataagtatcttacaaattcttatagacagattgattttaattaatgagtacattagaggaattatttaattccactaacaagagtcaaaatacatttctatttaatcctcagataccctaaaatgtaattaaactatatgtcatacggaaagaagtatgttcaataggaaaacgatattagcaggtgcgtgTCCTCTTCGTCCCacgcacagactgatttccaagaCTCCCTGTACTAAAACGCATaattcttcctcgtttgggaagaaacaagcctgaaaccttgaacaaagactactgacatccaggggaagccataggaattgcatactgggagctagatttTATTTTTTCCCTATACGTTCTATTGGAAGAGCATTGGCTCTCAAAAAATAAATCTGGTTTgtttttctcctaccatatatattgtgttattgtctcctacattattttaacatttctataaacttcaaagtgttttctttccaatggtaccaattatatgcatattctggcttcagggcctgagcaacaggcagtttactttggacacgtcAGTCAGGTGGAAATAGGGTCTCTCTCAAAGCTTAGGACCAAGAGGCAGCCTTCAGTTGTTAttccccagcctctggaatagcctgccagataACCAGAGGGGggccgaaactgtggacatatttaaaagagatcttaaaatatagattttttgcttttcttttccTAAGAGTGCTTTTtagttgttcagtttgtgtcactattttgtttttttaatcttgtgtttgttgtgtagtaaatatttaagcttttgtttgtttatttgttttttttctgtAAAGCAAATTGCGTTGTattccatgtctgaaatatgctgtataaataaagcttgatttgacaAAGACAGGTTCTTAAATGTTCATGTTTAAAAATAATGTACAGCACAGTTCGACAGTCAGTAAGCAAATGTTGCATACAGTATGCATGTTGGATTCACCCCAGCAGAGGGCACTAAAACACTTTGCTATTGAAAAGGAAGCATGGtggatgtgtttttttttttttttttttttaaatctgggaGTTTAATAGGTGCTATTTTATTCAGCCCTTCCCCCTGCTGTGTTGTGTATCCAGACTGGGAGAGCCTCACAGAGAATCTATGGTCCATTGGTTTTCAGGGTCCACTGAATGCAATCTACACAGTATTCTAGTGTGTATTCCAATGTCTTCCCCAGAGACACTGCATGTTGGGCTATGTTTTCCTGtgattcctctctctccccatcccacactccctcctgctccctctcccctCACCAGAAGGCAGAGGCCATTAAGACATTGGCGCCGTTCGACAGGGGCTATAGgggtctccctctatctctgtcccctctcccctaccGCCCTCTCTGATCTCTTAAAGCTAATAGAGGACTCACCATATGACAGAGGCCATGAGAACGCTGGTGCTGTTGGACAGGAAGGCTATGGGGGCCTCAGCCATCATGAAACCGGAGAGAATGCCCCCTCCGAAGCAGTAGAGCATGGAACTGAACCAGCAGGCAAACGGGCTCCTCCGCGCCACCTCCAGGGCTCCTGAAACCCAGCCACCAGCGGTTAGTTGATCTCAAACTAAGTAAAATAAAGTACAATATAGCACATGACACAATGTGTCCAGGGCAGGTTAAATATTAACTACAGTAGATATAGAATTGAGAACCCAGGTCAGCCACAGGACTAGGATATGGGCTCATCTCGCCTACACACGTTTTGATACAGATATGAGAATCCGTTTTCTAGGACTTCAGAGTAAAGGGCAGAGTTAAGAGCTCAAAAGTTGATTAGGGCTGGTGTCTGCTCAATTAAGGTAAGTGTATCGTCTCCCCATATCCAAAGCCATTCAGCATTGTGTTCCTTCACTCTCAGTCAGACTATGGACACGGCCTCTCAAGGAAGGAATTCTAGATCAACTAGGATCAAGTATTAAGAAAGACTTCCACTATGTATTAGGGACTGACACAGGTATTTGGGTCACTCAGGTCAGCCAAAAAGGTCAGTACACCACAAAGTGTGGCAAACAAGCTAATAAACCCCACCTCCTCTGACAAATAAATGTTATGGTCAATTAAAAATATGGCTAAATATAGCATGTTCACATGGTGAAAATGTACTAGTCAAGAACAAGATCAAGTTGCAACCACTTAGTCACCAAAGATGGAGGGTCAAAAGGTTAATGGCTTGAGTGGAGGGAGGTGGTCCGGAAAATGattgatgatggtgatggagtcTGCTGATGTACAGGATCAAGTTCATACCAGTCCAGTCCACCATGTGAGCATAGGACGTACACAGCTGAGGCCCTTCTCAGAGCCATATTTAGCACCTTGACTCTGGCCCTTCCTCGTCTTACATTTGCCAGTTCCCCAAGTAGTCTACTTCCTGGTCTCAAGGTTAGCCCCACGCTAACTAAATCCTGTAATGCCAGCCTGGCTAATCTGAGGGATTAAAGAGATTGAAGACTCCTGGAGAGGCAGGCAAGGAAGCCTCCTGCCCTGAGCACAAACGCAACTAGGAAGCCATGTTATTTAGAGTTCTCTCTTGAAC is a genomic window of Salvelinus alpinus chromosome 18, SLU_Salpinus.1, whole genome shotgun sequence containing:
- the LOC139543594 gene encoding trimeric intracellular cation channel type B-like isoform X2, with amino-acid sequence MLYCFGGGILSGFMMAEAPIAFLSNSTSVLMASVIWYLVFYCPRDVVYSCTTLFPLRLVLTGMKEVTRTWKVLGGVAQAHSKYKDGLLVMIAIGWAKGAGGGLISNFEQLVRGVWKPETNELLKMTYPTKVTLIGAVLFALQQNQYLPVQKQHLMLIYTVFTVVNKTRMMLTGSSSSPFAPIESVVYSTFFAGPSPSSYTTLTTETETLVVKKLSTATKKSIKEACEGLNGTAPGSPSKTAAHKRGKGSPKKAKEQPESTGTESNKKSD
- the LOC139543594 gene encoding trimeric intracellular cation channel type B-like isoform X1, with the translated sequence MDLFGVLNLDEVSHGLAGLSMFPYFETAHYIVSVMALREQPGALEVARRSPFACWFSSMLYCFGGGILSGFMMAEAPIAFLSNSTSVLMASVIWYLVFYCPRDVVYSCTTLFPLRLVLTGMKEVTRTWKVLGGVAQAHSKYKDGLLVMIAIGWAKGAGGGLISNFEQLVRGVWKPETNELLKMTYPTKVTLIGAVLFALQQNQYLPVQKQHLMLIYTVFTVVNKTRMMLTGSSSSPFAPIESVVYSTFFAGPSPSSYTTLTTETETLVVKKLSTATKKSIKEACEGLNGTAPGSPSKTAAHKRGKGSPKKAKEQPESTGTESNKKSD